A part of Sulfurimonas sp. HSL-1716 genomic DNA contains:
- the rplT gene encoding 50S ribosomal protein L20 yields MPRVKTGTVRRARHKKILKLAKGFYSGRRKHFRKAKEQLERSMYYAFRDRKQKKREFRSLWIVRINAACRLNDINYSTFINGLKKAGIELDRKILADMAMNDAAAFASVVASAKAAL; encoded by the coding sequence ATGCCAAGAGTAAAAACTGGTACTGTGCGTAGAGCACGTCACAAAAAAATATTAAAACTTGCAAAAGGTTTTTATAGCGGTCGTCGTAAACATTTCCGTAAAGCAAAAGAGCAGTTAGAGCGCTCAATGTACTACGCGTTTAGAGACCGTAAACAGAAAAAACGCGAATTCCGTAGTCTATGGATCGTTCGTATAAACGCAGCTTGTCGTTTAAACGATATCAACTACTCGACTTTCATCAATGGTTTGAAAAAAGCCGGCATCGAGCTTGACCGTAAAATTCTTGCCGATATGGCTATGAACGATGCAGCAGCATTTGCTTCTGTAGTTGCTTCTGCCAAAGCGGCACTTTAA
- the rpmI gene encoding 50S ribosomal protein L35 — protein MPKMKSVKGAVKRFKVKKNGSIKRGTAFRSHILTKQDAATRRNQNTPKVVAKVDEKNIKAMIA, from the coding sequence ATGCCAAAGATGAAATCGGTAAAAGGCGCTGTAAAGCGTTTTAAAGTTAAGAAAAACGGTTCTATCAAACGCGGAACAGCGTTTCGTAGCCATATCTTGACAAAACAAGATGCAGCAACTCGTCGTAACCAAAATACGCCAAAAGTAGTGGCAAAAGTCGATGAAAAAAACATTAAGGCAATGATCGCTTAA
- a CDS encoding diguanylate cyclase — protein sequence MNNHNIMDIATKNVLTISENGTIRDAIESMYKNNHRDVVVVSESDKKFGLLSAADLIKMKKLGLDFNQKISSVLYPTIQTLHKNSSVFDAINRINCKNYPMCVVDDANNLVGFVSYYDIISSIDPNSMLERRYIGEVLIGSELKKASQEMSLCDIIGMMDDTMYDCVILMDENNKAVGIITTKDVIRFFNGNINMQESARLHMISPLLTVDYNTTIKDALSFIKDKHFKRLIITNSSGDTIGQITQEELLARIYSRWAEIMRTSQNKLEEVNKVLNEKASQYEMLSATDKLTGIYNRGKFEVELNSEIQRAKRYKSDPFSIIFFDVDNFKRINDTYGHPVGDVVLKKITNLFKTGLRATDVFARWGGEEFAIIMPNTILEKAAAAAEKLRQMIEKEDMKDVGCVTCSFGVSEFLQDDEMQSIIIRTDNAMYKAKRKGKNKVVIA from the coding sequence ATGAATAATCATAATATAATGGATATTGCCACGAAAAATGTTTTGACGATTTCTGAAAACGGAACTATTAGAGATGCGATAGAAAGTATGTACAAAAATAACCACAGAGACGTTGTCGTGGTCTCTGAGAGTGATAAAAAATTCGGACTGCTTAGTGCGGCAGATCTGATAAAAATGAAAAAACTCGGATTGGATTTTAATCAAAAGATATCTTCCGTCCTTTATCCCACGATACAAACTCTGCATAAAAACAGCTCGGTATTCGATGCTATAAACAGAATAAACTGCAAAAACTATCCGATGTGCGTCGTTGATGATGCGAATAATCTGGTCGGATTCGTTTCTTACTACGATATTATCTCTTCGATAGATCCAAATTCGATGCTCGAGCGCAGATATATAGGCGAAGTATTGATAGGTTCGGAGCTCAAAAAAGCTTCTCAGGAGATGTCTCTTTGCGATATTATCGGCATGATGGATGATACCATGTATGACTGTGTCATATTGATGGATGAGAACAATAAAGCAGTAGGGATCATAACTACAAAAGACGTCATAAGATTTTTCAACGGAAATATTAATATGCAGGAAAGTGCTCGCCTGCATATGATCTCGCCGCTTTTGACGGTCGATTACAACACTACGATAAAAGATGCGCTGAGTTTTATAAAAGACAAACATTTTAAAAGGCTTATCATAACCAACAGCAGCGGCGATACGATCGGCCAGATAACGCAAGAGGAGCTTTTGGCCAGAATATACTCCCGCTGGGCCGAGATAATGCGCACCAGCCAAAACAAGCTCGAAGAGGTCAATAAAGTCCTTAACGAGAAAGCTTCACAGTATGAGATGCTATCCGCTACGGATAAATTGACCGGGATTTATAACAGAGGAAAATTCGAAGTCGAGCTCAACAGCGAGATCCAAAGAGCCAAAAGATATAAATCCGATCCCTTCTCGATCATTTTTTTCGATGTGGATAATTTTAAAAGGATCAATGATACGTACGGGCATCCGGTCGGCGATGTCGTTCTTAAAAAGATCACGAACCTCTTTAAAACTGGACTGAGGGCGACAGATGTTTTTGCCCGCTGGGGCGGAGAAGAGTTTGCAATAATCATGCCCAATACGATACTCGAAAAAGCAGCCGCAGCAGCCGAAAAACTACGTCAGATGATAGAAAAAGAGGATATGAAAGACGTGGGTTGCGTCACATGCAGTTTCGGAGTCAGCGAATTTTTGCAAGATGACGAGATGCAGTCGATAATAATCAGAACCGATAACGCCATGTATAAAGCCAAAAGAAAGGGAAAAAACAAAGTCGTGATCGCTTAA
- a CDS encoding DUF2238 domain-containing protein gives MTDKAARIFKIYPHILSILFMLLFVLLAINPVDRDVWIVEDTPIVITFILLVFTFRFFRFSNYSYTLMSAWMFWHTVGGHYTFANVPFDFITHLFGFERNNFDRVGHLVVGFYAFAAAELLTRKKWSGPVLATFFGLFFIMSIAAWYEILEWIYAVLHGGQAGIEFLGSQGDIWDAQKDMLFDMFGALFALVLFWIIRPDLKIDKHVSAA, from the coding sequence ATGACAGACAAAGCGGCGCGTATCTTTAAAATATATCCCCACATACTTTCTATCCTCTTTATGCTCCTGTTCGTTTTGCTTGCGATTAATCCCGTAGACAGGGATGTGTGGATCGTTGAAGACACTCCCATCGTCATAACTTTTATCCTTCTTGTTTTTACTTTCAGGTTTTTTAGATTTTCCAATTATTCATATACTTTGATGTCTGCGTGGATGTTTTGGCATACGGTGGGAGGCCACTATACCTTTGCCAACGTACCTTTTGATTTTATTACCCATCTATTTGGTTTTGAAAGGAACAACTTTGACCGCGTCGGTCATCTCGTCGTCGGCTTTTACGCATTTGCCGCAGCAGAACTTTTAACGAGAAAAAAATGGTCAGGTCCTGTACTGGCAACATTTTTCGGGCTTTTTTTCATCATGAGCATTGCGGCATGGTATGAGATACTTGAATGGATATACGCAGTTCTTCACGGCGGGCAGGCAGGTATTGAGTTCTTGGGTTCACAGGGTGATATCTGGGATGCTCAAAAAGATATGCTTTTTGATATGTTCGGGGCTCTCTTTGCATTGGTCCTCTTTTGGATCATCCGTCCCGATTTAAAAATAGACAAACATGTATCGGCAGCTTAA
- a CDS encoding globin: MELKITDGEMGVRPPVTKPHPGFFHQVGEERFRKLVSDHYELIRNSDIAFLFPVNDEDDFDQAKKNAADFLIQVSGGHAYFSENRGEPRMVGRHAPFRIDEHARRRWLEFYAQLLPGLEEEGVDPEYIKSFWDYLDIFSIWMINIK; the protein is encoded by the coding sequence ATAGAACTGAAGATTACAGACGGAGAGATGGGCGTGCGCCCGCCGGTCACCAAACCGCATCCGGGTTTTTTCCATCAAGTAGGTGAAGAGAGGTTCCGTAAGCTTGTAAGCGATCATTATGAGCTTATAAGAAACAGCGACATAGCGTTTTTGTTTCCCGTAAACGATGAAGATGATTTTGATCAGGCGAAGAAAAACGCCGCCGATTTTCTGATCCAAGTCAGCGGCGGTCATGCTTATTTCAGCGAAAACCGCGGCGAGCCGAGAATGGTCGGCCGTCATGCACCTTTTCGTATTGACGAACATGCAAGAAGAAGATGGCTGGAGTTTTATGCACAGCTTCTTCCCGGGCTTGAAGAAGAGGGAGTGGATCCCGAATATATAAAATCCTTTTGGGATTATCTCGATATCTTTTCCATCTGGATGATAAATATCAAATAA
- a CDS encoding histidinol-phosphatase, which translates to MLVDLHNHTTLCNHAEGTIDEYVEAAIKKGIKYFGFSDHAPMDFDPSYRMSFEEMPIYEKWVSEAKTKYQDKIEILLGYEVDYLKNHMDERVLNADVDFLIGSVHFIDGWGFDNPEFIGRYHTEDIDKIWQEYFDAVEEMAKFGKFDIIGHLDLIKVFKFMPKRDILSIASNALKAIKKSGAVLEVNMSGLRKPIKQAYPSNELLGEAYALDIPITFGSDAHTPAQVGLFDESIVELARQIGYKKCAVFKNRDRSFIEF; encoded by the coding sequence ATGTTGGTAGATTTGCACAATCACACTACACTTTGTAATCATGCAGAGGGAACCATCGATGAATATGTGGAAGCAGCGATCAAAAAAGGGATAAAATATTTTGGTTTTTCAGATCATGCACCTATGGATTTCGACCCTTCGTACCGTATGAGTTTCGAGGAGATGCCGATCTATGAAAAATGGGTAAGCGAGGCAAAAACAAAGTACCAAGACAAGATAGAGATACTGCTGGGTTACGAAGTGGATTACCTTAAAAATCATATGGATGAAAGAGTGCTGAATGCAGACGTGGATTTTCTTATAGGCTCCGTCCACTTTATCGACGGCTGGGGGTTTGACAATCCGGAGTTCATAGGCAGGTACCACACCGAGGACATCGATAAGATCTGGCAGGAGTATTTCGATGCAGTCGAAGAGATGGCAAAATTCGGAAAATTCGATATTATCGGACATCTCGATCTGATAAAGGTTTTTAAGTTCATGCCCAAACGCGATATTTTATCTATCGCTTCAAACGCCTTAAAAGCGATAAAAAAAAGCGGTGCGGTACTTGAAGTGAACATGTCGGGACTGAGAAAACCCATAAAACAGGCATACCCTTCAAATGAACTTCTCGGCGAAGCTTATGCTCTGGACATTCCCATAACTTTCGGCTCGGACGCGCATACGCCCGCACAGGTAGGATTGTTTGATGAAAGTATAGTCGAGCTGGCACGTCAAATAGGCTATAAAAAATGCGCGGTGTTTAAGAACAGAGACAGAAGTTTTATCGAATTTTAG
- a CDS encoding chemotaxis protein: MTQEELDALMNGDLDSVEDDSLESEESDEIDVEQDYTNEIEVPTPDELEDRRVHPKKLVPPPPYDDNKVVHQLDDVTKESEEKATQIFDIVENISNDMMEKEENISSCIKIFENNIKLFTNLTEKFPDIQTFKTAREENEEALAGAQEVFDSIQESGNSLMNVMDIMQYQDIHRQKIERVINVMRALSNYMNALFAGKIDDDKRVSSAVHLPGDESTEDVVNADDIEALLAQFGANG, encoded by the coding sequence ATGACACAAGAAGAGTTGGATGCTTTGATGAACGGCGATTTGGATTCTGTTGAAGATGATAGTTTAGAATCTGAAGAATCTGATGAAATAGATGTTGAACAAGACTATACAAACGAGATAGAGGTACCGACACCGGATGAACTCGAAGATCGCAGAGTTCATCCAAAAAAATTAGTACCGCCTCCTCCGTATGATGACAACAAAGTAGTGCATCAGCTTGATGATGTCACCAAAGAGAGTGAAGAAAAAGCTACCCAAATATTCGATATCGTTGAAAATATCAGCAATGACATGATGGAAAAAGAGGAAAATATATCTTCTTGCATCAAGATATTTGAAAACAACATAAAACTTTTTACGAACCTAACGGAAAAATTTCCCGATATTCAGACTTTTAAAACGGCAAGAGAGGAAAACGAAGAAGCGCTGGCGGGTGCGCAGGAAGTGTTTGATTCCATTCAAGAAAGCGGCAACTCTTTGATGAACGTCATGGATATTATGCAGTATCAGGATATCCACCGTCAAAAGATCGAGCGCGTCATAAATGTCATGAGGGCGCTTTCAAACTACATGAACGCACTCTTTGCGGGCAAAATAGACGATGACAAGCGCGTAAGTTCCGCAGTCCATCTTCCTGGTGACGAATCGACCGAAGATGTCGTCAATGCCGATGATATAGAAGCCTTACTTGCACAATTTGGCGCAAACGGATAA
- a CDS encoding peptidase U32 family protein, which produces MQKVELLSPAGNLEKLRIAIDYGADAVYGGVSHFSLRIRSGKEFSFEEFKEGIDYAHSKGKKVYATINGFPFNSQLSLLKKHILKMAELGPDAIIVATPGVLKLCNELAPHIPLHLSTQANVLNVLDAKIYYDMGARRIIAAREISLKDLCEIKKELPDLEVEVFVHGSMCFAYSGRCLISTLQSGRVPNRGSCANDCRFPYELYAANPETGTLFRLEEDPGIGTYIMNSKDLNLASHIKEILDSGCVDSLKIEGRTKTSYYAAVTAKAYRMAIDDYYAGCYEPDKYQHELESMQNRGYTDAYLISRPFEKHDGQSLDFTMQMGTHQVSGMVTLEGTHFMCKYKTLPDEELEIVAPLGSKIAEVDNETGTIYQRDGRWYMRLKKLVAENKKVWDEVHSGNLNPIELPTILPPYTFLRIPADGDMGTHPKI; this is translated from the coding sequence ATGCAAAAAGTAGAGTTACTTTCTCCGGCTGGAAATTTAGAAAAACTTCGTATTGCCATCGATTATGGTGCCGATGCCGTTTACGGCGGTGTGAGCCACTTTTCGCTTCGAATACGTTCGGGCAAAGAGTTTTCCTTTGAAGAGTTCAAAGAGGGGATAGACTACGCCCACTCGAAAGGAAAGAAGGTCTACGCGACCATAAACGGTTTTCCTTTTAACTCTCAGCTTTCCCTTTTAAAAAAACATATACTCAAAATGGCGGAGCTCGGTCCCGATGCCATCATCGTAGCGACGCCTGGAGTGCTGAAGCTATGCAATGAACTCGCGCCGCATATCCCGCTTCACCTTTCGACTCAGGCTAACGTTCTGAACGTTTTGGATGCAAAGATCTATTATGATATGGGTGCGCGCCGTATTATCGCTGCCCGCGAAATATCCTTAAAAGATCTGTGCGAGATAAAAAAAGAGCTTCCCGATCTGGAAGTAGAGGTGTTCGTGCACGGTTCCATGTGTTTTGCATACAGCGGAAGATGTCTGATATCTACGCTGCAAAGCGGCCGGGTTCCAAACCGCGGAAGCTGCGCTAACGACTGTAGATTTCCGTATGAGCTCTATGCGGCGAATCCCGAGACGGGAACACTTTTCAGACTCGAAGAGGATCCGGGCATCGGAACGTATATCATGAACTCAAAAGACCTGAACCTCGCTTCGCACATCAAAGAGATACTCGACAGCGGGTGTGTGGATTCACTCAAGATAGAGGGGCGTACAAAAACTTCATACTATGCGGCCGTTACGGCGAAAGCTTACCGTATGGCCATAGACGATTATTATGCAGGCTGTTATGAACCGGATAAATATCAGCATGAGCTTGAATCCATGCAAAACCGCGGGTATACAGACGCGTATCTTATAAGCCGTCCGTTTGAAAAGCATGACGGGCAAAGCCTTGATTTTACCATGCAGATGGGAACGCATCAGGTGAGCGGGATGGTCACGTTAGAGGGAACGCACTTTATGTGTAAATATAAAACTCTGCCCGATGAAGAGCTGGAGATCGTAGCACCTCTTGGATCTAAAATAGCAGAGGTGGATAACGAAACAGGAACGATCTATCAAAGAGACGGCAGATGGTATATGCGCCTGAAAAAACTGGTTGCAGAGAACAAGAAAGTCTGGGATGAAGTCCACAGCGGAAACTTAAACCCTATTGAACTGCCGACAATACTTCCGCCGTATACTTTTTTAAGGATACCGGCAGACGGCGATATGGGAACCCACCCGAAAATTTAA
- the purE gene encoding 5-(carboxyamino)imidazole ribonucleotide mutase translates to MKFVSIIIGSKSDFEVMKSCADTFEAFGVNYELVISSAHRSPERTKEYVENAEKKGAQVFIAAAGMAAHLAGVLASKTVKPIIGVPMSASALSGIDALLSTVQMPAGMPVATVAIGKAGAINSAYLAMQILALENEDLRVKLKEDRIAKAKKVEMDSMEIETIL, encoded by the coding sequence ATGAAGTTTGTTTCGATAATTATCGGCAGTAAAAGTGATTTTGAAGTCATGAAGTCTTGTGCGGACACGTTTGAGGCATTTGGCGTTAACTACGAGCTTGTTATCTCATCGGCTCACCGTTCTCCCGAGCGTACGAAAGAGTATGTGGAAAATGCAGAGAAAAAAGGTGCGCAGGTGTTTATCGCCGCTGCCGGTATGGCTGCGCATCTGGCGGGCGTACTTGCCTCAAAAACGGTCAAGCCTATCATCGGCGTGCCTATGAGCGCATCGGCTCTCAGCGGCATAGATGCACTTCTTTCGACTGTCCAGATGCCGGCTGGAATGCCTGTTGCTACAGTAGCCATAGGAAAAGCCGGTGCTATCAACTCCGCATATCTGGCGATGCAGATACTTGCTCTTGAAAACGAAGATTTAAGAGTAAAGCTAAAAGAGGATAGAATAGCAAAAGCTAAAAAAGTCGAGATGGACTCTATGGAGATAGAGACTATTCTTTAA
- a CDS encoding DUF3972 domain-containing protein — MSLNWMSIEEYADLTGLELLAIEELIARDKLVSKIENGQTYIDPSKGASEIVPSELQNVTKSNTPGMTVPAQFVEKTIGTIINLHERVLDAKDETIESIKNENMFLKEALASLQELYEEDRKTIETLTDQLKLSQQEVEFLRRKYKLMWGKVVENYSTTDKE; from the coding sequence ATGAGTTTAAATTGGATGAGTATTGAAGAGTATGCGGATCTGACAGGACTTGAACTGCTTGCTATCGAGGAGTTGATAGCAAGGGATAAGCTCGTAAGCAAGATCGAAAACGGTCAGACCTATATTGACCCTTCAAAAGGCGCCAGCGAAATAGTTCCCTCGGAACTGCAAAACGTGACAAAATCAAATACTCCCGGGATGACGGTTCCTGCACAGTTCGTCGAAAAGACGATAGGAACCATCATCAACCTTCATGAAAGAGTCCTTGACGCAAAAGACGAAACGATAGAATCGATCAAAAACGAGAATATGTTCTTAAAAGAAGCTCTCGCATCGCTTCAAGAACTTTACGAAGAGGACAGAAAAACCATAGAGACTCTGACGGATCAGTTGAAGCTTTCTCAGCAAGAGGTAGAGTTCTTAAGAAGAAAATATAAGCTGATGTGGGGGAAAGTCGTTGAGAACTACTCAACAACCGATAAAGAATGA
- a CDS encoding ARMT1-like domain-containing protein, with protein sequence MTIDEACVGCIINQSLKVANAIKADEALTQKLVSEVTKSSKDFSFSLTPPEVATGVYEMMSVIAEKQDLYDEVKSHSTQKALSFVPFLQYKIDNSKDKLLTAVKVAIAGNVIDLAAEVEFDLADEVEKIFDTHFNQDDFDKLKASLQEAKTLLIIGDNVGEHIFDHLFIQTLKELYPLLYISYMVRGRPIINDVTMKEAEEAGFDKLCNLVDSGVDTPGFIYDRANEESKKLFDSADLVIAKGMGNYECLSPACRTNLTYLLKVKCSVVASSLDKNIGDIVCKMV encoded by the coding sequence ATGACGATTGATGAAGCATGTGTGGGTTGTATTATCAACCAAAGTTTAAAAGTAGCCAACGCTATAAAAGCCGATGAGGCCTTGACGCAGAAACTGGTCTCTGAAGTCACGAAAAGCTCTAAAGATTTTTCGTTTTCGCTTACTCCTCCCGAAGTGGCGACGGGTGTTTACGAGATGATGTCCGTCATCGCCGAGAAGCAAGACCTTTACGATGAGGTAAAGAGTCATTCTACGCAAAAAGCTCTCTCTTTCGTTCCTTTTTTACAATATAAGATAGACAACTCCAAAGATAAACTTTTAACCGCCGTAAAAGTCGCGATCGCGGGCAATGTGATAGATCTTGCTGCGGAAGTGGAGTTTGATCTTGCCGATGAAGTGGAAAAGATATTCGACACCCATTTTAATCAGGATGATTTTGACAAACTGAAAGCCTCTTTACAAGAAGCAAAAACACTGCTTATAATCGGAGATAATGTAGGCGAGCACATCTTCGATCATCTTTTTATACAGACGCTCAAAGAGCTTTATCCGCTTCTTTACATCTCCTATATGGTAAGAGGCCGCCCCATCATAAACGATGTGACGATGAAAGAAGCCGAAGAAGCCGGGTTTGACAAGCTGTGCAACCTTGTGGACAGCGGTGTGGACACTCCCGGTTTTATTTATGACAGAGCCAACGAAGAATCGAAAAAACTTTTTGACAGTGCGGATCTGGTCATTGCAAAAGGGATGGGAAACTATGAGTGTCTAAGCCCGGCGTGCAGAACGAATCTGACATATCTGTTAAAAGTAAAATGCAGCGTCGTAGCTTCGTCTTTAGATAAAAATATCGGCGATATCGTTTGTAAAATGGTATAA